Within the Ranitomeya imitator isolate aRanImi1 chromosome 8, aRanImi1.pri, whole genome shotgun sequence genome, the region ACAGGACGTTCCTCTTCTTCAGGACGGACGGGACGCTCCTCCTACTATTCAGGACAGACGGGACGCTCCTCCTACTCTTCAGGACGGACGGGACGCTCCTCCTCCTCTTTAGTACGGACGGGACGTTCCTCCCCTTCAGGAAGGACAGGACGCTCCTGCTCCTCTTCAGGACTGACAGGACATTTCTCCTCCTCTTCAGGACTGATAGGACGCTCCTCCTCCTCTTTAGTACGGACGGGACATTCCTCCTCTTCAGGACGGACGGGATGCTCCTTCTCTTCAGGACAGACGGgacgttcctcctcctcttcaggactGACAGGACGTTCCTCCTGCTCTGCAGGACAGACGGgacgttcctcctcctcttcaggactGACGGGACGCTCTTAGTCCTCTTCAGGACAGACGGGACGCTCCTACTCTTCTTCAGGACGGACGGGACGCTCCTACTCCACTTCAGGACGGACGGGACGCTCCTACTCCTCTTCAGGACGGACGAgacgttcctcctcctcttcaggacaGACAGgacgctcctcctcctcttcaggacgTACTGGACGCTCTTACTCCTCTTCAGGACGGACGGgacgctcctcctcctcttcaggacgGACGGgacgctcctcctcctcttcaggacgGACGGgacgttcctcctcctcttcaggacgGACGGgacgctcctcctcctcttcaggactGACAGGACTTTCCTCCTCTTCCGAACGCTTGTTTTCCCCATCTCCGATAAGTTTTCCCGCCCTTGGTTGCTAGGAGACGGTCCGCGGTGCCGCGTTGCATTCTGGTAGATGTATTTACTTCTGTCGAATATCAACTACAGTTCCCAGCATGCTCGACGCTCAATTCAGCGCGCCGGAGATCACAGTCCCAGGTGCTGCCGGGAGTTGTGGTTCTGTTGTGCTGGCTCGGTGAATGCAGCTGGTACACAGAAAACTACACTTCCCAGCAGCCTGTGCGGAGGTCGAACCCCGGTCTAGAGTGGCACACTCTAACAGCTGCTCAGAACCATGCCGCGGGCCCGGAGGAGCGCAGCGGCCGCCAAAAAGGGCAGCGCCAGCCGCGGTAAGAACACGGGGAGTATGTGAGGGGAGGGAGCGGCACCGAGGCTGCGACTGCTTCACTGATAACAGCTGTTACCGGAGACTGCGAGACCCTCAATGACCCTGACAGCAgaagcccccccaccccccctctcCTGACAGCAgaagcccccccaccccccctctcCTGACAGCAgaagcccccccaccccccctctcCTGACGGCGgaagccccaccccacccctctcctgacGGCGGaagcccccccccaccccacccctctcctgacGGCGGAAGGCCCCCCCTCGTCTCCTGACGGCGGAAGCCCCCCCCCCCTCGTCTCCTGACGGCGGAAGCCCCCCCCCCTCGTCTCCTGACGGCggaagcccccccccccctcgtctcCTGACGGCGGAAGCCCCCCCCTCGTCTCCTGACGGCggaagcccccccccccctcgtctcCTGACGgcggaagccccccccccccctcgtctcCTGACGgcggaagccccccccccccccccccgtctcctGACGGCGGAAGCCCCCCCCCTCGTCTCCTGACGGCGGAAGCCCCCCCCCCCTCGTCTCCTGACGGCggaagcccccccccccctcgtctcCTGACGgcggaagccccccccccccctcgtctcCTGACGGCGGAAGCCCCCCCCCTCGTCTCCTGACGGCGGAAGCCCCCCCCTTCGTCTCCTGACGGCGgaagcccccccccctcccttcgtCTCCTGACGGCGGAAGCCCCCTCGTCTCTTGACAGCGGGGGTCTCTGGGTTCATGCCCTCGCTGTGACCTGCTGTGTCCCCCCATCCTCCACCACAGGGTCCCTGAGACAAGAACTGCTGCAGCTGAAGGTGTCTGATAAACTCAACCTGAGCAAAGGTACCGCAGCATGTGCCACCACCACGGAGCATGGCGCTGCCCGCCACCTGTATCACCACCTCCACGGAGCATGGGGCTGCCCGCCACCTGTATCACCACCTCCACGGAGCATGGCGCTGCCCGCCACCTGTATCACCACCACTGCGGTGCATGGCGCTGCCCGCCACCTGTATCACCACCACCACTGAGCATGGCGCTGCCCGCCGTCTGTATCACCACGACGGAGCATGGCGCTGCCCGCCACCTGTGTCACCACCACGACGGAGCATGACGCTGCCCGCCACCTGTGTCACCACCACGACGGAGCATGGCGCTGCCCGCCACCTGTGTCACCACCACGACGGAGCATGGCGCTGCCCGCCACCTGTATCACCACCACCACGGAGGATGGCGCTGCCTGCCATCTGTATCACCACCTCCACGGAGCATGGCGCTGCCCGCCATCTGTATCACCACCACCACGGAGCATGGCGCTGCCCGCCATCTGTATCACCACCACCACGGAGCATGGCGCTGCCCGCCATCTGTATCGCCACCACCACGGAGCATGGCGCTGCCCACCATCTGTATCACCACCACCACGGAGCATGGCGCTGCCCGCCATCTGTATCACCACCACAGTGCATGGCGCTGCCCGCCATCTGTATCACCACCACGGAGCATGACGCTGCCCACCATCTgtgtcaccaccaccaccacggagCATGGCGCTGCCCGCCATCTGTATCACCATCACCACGGAGCATGGCGCTGCCCACCATCTGTATCACCACCACCACGGAGCATGGCGCTGCCCGCCATCTGTATCACCACCACCACGGAGCATGGCGCTGCCCGCCATCTGTATCACCACCACCACGGAGCATGGCGCTGCCCACCATCTGTATCACCACCACCACGGAGCATGGCGCTGCCCGCCACCTGTATCACCACCACCACGGAGCATGGCGCTGCCCGCCACCTGTATCACCACCACCACGGAGCATGGCGCTGCCTGCCATCTGTATCACCACCTCCTCCATGGTGCATGGCGctgcccccactgtctgctgtCCCTGCATGGCGCACCCTGTATTCGCACCACGCGTGGTCAGGCGTAGTCACATGGAACATTATGTATGGCAGCCATGTCGTTGTATCCTCGTCCCCCGGATTCGTCGGCTGATACTTTGGTGCTGCAGTTCTGGGGGCTGCAGACACAAGTTTccttccctgcactgtgatatAGAGGGTCTTGGGGGCGGCGCTGCCCACGGCTCCGGCTCGTCCTTGGCCCTATGACGCACGTCCTCTGAATAATCATCAAACAGTGACGATTTTTGCAGATTTTTAATAAATTTGGGAAGACGATCTGAACATTGGCGGATTTCTCACGCGTTGCTCCCATCGTTGGGAACAGACGCGGCCGGGCGCAGTGTGCGCTGTGGTCAGTACATCCCCTGGGCCGATGGTGGCCCCGCCCCTTCCAGATAGCCACACCCACTTCTCAGAAATGGCGCAAAGCAAAATAAATTCCATCTGTTGTGTGTTAGCTTCATCTAAGATCTCTGCTTCCTGTCGGTGAATTGTCTACATCCAGAGGCTAAGAATCTctcctcacagctgagggtttgttactatGTATCCTTGTAGACTAGAGCTGTGTAGAGCATTGTCCACATTGATACATTGTAACAGCCCCTCCGCTGTGTCAGCAGGACCAGAATGTTCCCATGTGCTGGCTATGAGAAGGGCGCAGGCATTGTGCTCAGCATTGTCGGGGCCGGCGCTGCCTCTCACTGAGTCCTGAGCTTCTGATTATTCCCCAGCTCTGCTCACATGACTCTGCAGGGTTCCTGCGTACGGCTGCACACGCAGAGCGCTTGTGAGTGGTTCCTGTGCAGACCCCGCAGTGTGAGCGCGGCCGGGCTTCATGTTATTATGGGAAGGTCTCCGTGACCTCAGGTCGTGGGCCGCTGTAGAGGGGTCCCGCAGATCATGTGACGACTGCAGCTCAGATGTCTCGGGCCCCCGGCAGATCGAGTCCAAACAAGGATTTAAAGCAACAGTGCAAATTTAAGACGAGCTGATGCCCGAGCCGTCACTGGCGTGCAGCGGTATAGTGTGCGCTCCGCCTTGTGCGCATTCTCCGCGTCCTCTGATCGCACATCACCCCTGATACGTTTTATATCATTTCAGGGTCTCGGGCCAGCACGCGGGCAGACTCTGAGGCCAGCGAGGATGAAGGTGCCAGTGATATCCTCAGTCACTGCAGCAGCGCCAGTGAGAGTGTCAGTGTGGCCGAGGAGGGCTCAGGTGAGTGGCCGCGCGGCGTCACAGCGTACACACTACACAGGCTCACGGGCTGAAATGTGACGGACTATAACCCCCATCAGGTAGTGACTCGCAGGATGTGCTGTCTGCTCAGGAGCAGCGAGAAGACAAGCTGAAGGAAGACATCGACAAGCTTACTGATAAGAGGTGAGGTGTCGGCACTGTGGCGCAGCGAGGTTTCTGGATCTTCTGTCTTCTAATCACTGGTACTTGCTTACAGCGCAAAAACCCGAGTGACGGCCCTGAGCAGTATGCGGCTCGCTCTGTCCTCCCAGGTCCTCAGCGATTTCCTGGCAGAGCGAAGAGTCACCCTCACCGACGCCCTGGAGCGGTGCCTGAAAAAAGGTAACGACAGTCTGGTTGTGATGATAGAACTACGCTCCCCATGTCCCAGTACACTGCCCGTccgtcaccagagatcagcggtgacatcactgagaatatctcttatccatcaccggagatcagaggtgacatcactgagaatgcctcctatccatcaccgaagataagcggtgacatcactgagaatgtctcctatccatcaccagagatcagcggtgacatcactgagaatgcctcctatccatcaccagagatcagaggtgacatcactgagaatgcctcctatcatcactagagatcagaggtgacatcactgagaatgtctcctatccatcaccagagatcagaggtgacatcactgagaatgtctcctatccatcaccagagatcagaggtgacatcactgagaatatctcttatccatcaccggagatcagaggtgacatcactgagaatgtctcctatccatcaccgaagataagcggtgacatcactgagaatgcctcctatcatcactagagatcagaggtgacatcactgagaatgcctcctatccatcaccagagatcagcggtgacatcactgagaatgcctcctatccatcaccggatatcagcggtgacatcacagagaatgtctcctatccatcaccagagatgagaggtgacatcactgagaatgcctcctatccatcaccagagatcagcggtgacatcactgagaatgtctcctatccatcaccagagatcagcggtgacatcactgagaatgcctcctatccatcaccagagatcagaggtgacatcactgagaatgcctcctatccatcaccagagatcagcggtgacctcactgagaatgcctcctatccatcaccagagatcagcagtgacatcactgagaatgcctcctgtccatcaccagagatcagcggtgacctcactgagaatgcctcctgtccatcaccgGAGATCTGCGGTGACATCAGCCACTTAGTAACCCTCTGCTATCTGCTTCCTTTCTAGGGAAGGATGAGGAGCAGTCTCTGGCAGCCTCTGTCCtctctcttctcgttgtacagctggGTTCTGGATCGGAGGGTGAAGATGTCTTCCACAGTCTGAGGCCGCTCCTCGTCACCATCCTAACTGACAGCAGCGCTGGAGTGGCGGCTCGGCAGGGTGTAAGCAGGGGATGGATGGTGGTGAATGTTGATACGCGGATATGCAGCTCCTCATCACTCCCTTCTCCTTGCAGTGCGCCTCCGCCCTTGGCTTGTGCTGCTTTATTGCTGCTGCGGATGTGGAGGTACGGTGCTTGTTTTTTATCCTGCCCCCTAATGCAGggaggaaggggttaaataacattggTGCGGGATTCGGGGGATGGCTCCTTTGGATGCGGCTTAGTGCCCCGGCTGCCCCTTCATCCTGAGGTTCGGTGGGTTCTGCCGTGACGGGTGATATCTGGGCCCCGGTGACACTTGTGTGCTGTCAGTATAATGAGGTGACGGGCGATCTGCGTCTCTTCCAGGATCTGGTCTCCTGTCTCTGCGTCCTGGAGGGAATATTAACTGTACTGTACGCCGAGAACAATGGCACCCCGCCAACCCAGCAGGGCCTGGTCTGTGCCGCCATGCAGTCCTGGGCACTGCTGCTGACCATCTGCCCCGCCAGCCGGATCGAGAAGACGCTGGAGAGGTGAGCGCCAACAACCGGACCGTATACATCCCATGTAGTGATATGGGgcatggtataacccgggcatctcctgtatgtaattatatatgtacagccggtataacccaggcgtctcctgtatatagttatatatgtacagccggtataacccaggcgtctcctgtatataattatatatgtacagccggtatagcctgggcatctcctgcatataattatatatgtacagccggtataacctgggcatctcctgcatataattatatatgtacagccggtataacctgggcatctcctgcatataattatatatgtacagccggtataacccaggcatctcctgtatataatgatatatgtacagctggtataacccaggcgtctcctgtatataattatatatgtacagctggtataacccaggcgtctcctgtatataattatatatgtacagccggtttaacctgggcgtctcctgtatataattatatatgtacagccggtttaacctgggcgtctcctgtatataattatatatgtacagccggtataacccaggcgtctcctgtatataattatatatgtacagccggtataacccaggcgtctcctgtatataattatatatgtacagccggtttaacctgggcgtctcctgtatataattatatatgtacagccggtataacctgggcgtctcctgtatgtaattatatacgtacatctggtataacccgggcgtctcctgtatgtaattatatatgtacagctggtataacctgggcatcacctgtatataattatatatgaacagctggtataacctgggcatttcctgtatataattatatatgtacagcttgtataacctgggcatctcctgtatataattatatatgtacagcttgtataacctgggcatctcctgtatataattatatatgtacagccggtataacccgggcgtctcctgtatgtaattatatatgtacagctggtataacctgggcatctcctgtatataattatatatgtacagctggtataacccgggcgtctcctgtatgtaattatatatgtacagctggtataacctgggcatctcctgtatataattatatatgaacagctggtataacctgggcatttcctgtatataattatatatgtacagcttgtataacctgggcatctcctgtatataattatatatgtacagctggtataacctgggcatctcctgtatataattatatatgaacagccggtataacctgggcatttcctgtatataattatatatgtacagccggtataacctgggcatctcctgtatatagttatatatgtacagctggtataacccgggcgtctcctgtgtataatgatatatgtacagctggtataacctgggcctctcctatatataattatatatgtacaactggtataacctgggcatctcctttatataattatatatgtacagctggtataacctgggcctctcctatatataattatatatgtacaactggtataacctgggtatctcgtgtatgtgtgcatatatagTTGTGTGATAGTGGTCAcccccttcccgatttcctattcttttccttgtttgtcacttgaatgtttccgatcaccaaacaaatgtaaataataGACGATAACATAagaaatcacaaaatgcagtttataaatgaaggtctttattattaagggaaaaagaaatccaaacctccaGAGTCCTGTGTGAGAAAGTGATTTCCCCCTAAACCTTATAACTGGTTgggcccttagcagcaacaactgcaatccagCGTCTGTGATAACGGACAATGAGTCTTTACATCGCTCTGGGGGGATTTTGgcagctcctctctgcagtatTGCTGTAATTCCGCCACATTGGAGGTTTCTGATAATGAATCGCCTTTTAAAGTCATTACAGCATCTcagtcggattaaggtcaggacattgactaggccactccaaagtcttaatttttttttttaagccatgcCGAGTTGGACTTGctgatgtgttttggatcattgtcctgctgcataacccaaatgcGCTTCAGCTAGAAATCACAAACAGATGGACggatattctccttcaggattttctggttgacagcagaattcatggttccatttaccacagcaagtcttccaggtcctgaagcagcagaaCAGACTTctgccaccatattttactgttggtatgatgttccttttctgaaatgttgcgttacttctacaccagatgtaatgggacaaacACCTTCCAAAAagatcaacttttgtctcgtcagtcaacAGAGTATTTTCCCAAAAGTCTTGAGGAACATCATtatattttctggcaaaactgagacgagtctttgttcttattgctcagcagtggttttcatcttgggtcTCTGCCTTGCAGCCATTATTGCCCAGTCTCTTGcttatgatggagtcatgaacactgaccttcactgaggcaagtgaggcctgcagttctttggatgttgttgtggggcgttttgtgacctcttggatgagtcgtcgctgcgCTCTTGGTGTAATTTTGGCGACTGGccgctcctgggaaggttcaccactgctcCATGTTTtctccatttgtggataatggctctcactgtggttcgctggagtcccaaagctttagtagctttataaccttttcctgactgacagatctcaattactttttcaaatttgttccagaatttctttggaccacggcatgatgtctagcttttgtggaacttttggtctacttcactttgtcaggcaggtcctatttaggtgatttcttgattgagaacaggaacaggtgtggcagtaataagGCCTGGGTGTGGCCAGGGCATGTgacctcagcttcccaaagatgtgataaactacaAATAAATTATGttcaagggtaagttcacacagggcttttttgccgctttttttttttttttctgcggcaaaacgtgatcttcttggcaggaaagaagcgattttggtgcgttttttttttttttttttgctgcatcttTTTTCTCTTTGTCTATGCTAATGTCCttaaattttcagcagcaaaaacgcagcaaataatgatacctgcgttttttcaacacccattcaagtcattgggtgaaaaatgcagcaaaaatgctgaatgaagtgacatgccctatgtccaaaaaaacgcagcaaagcacaaaatcctgatcacacaaaaaaccaatgtgtgcaggagatttctgaaatctcataggctttgctggtactataaaaagcagctgaaaattagcataaaaaacgcagcaaaaatgccctgtgtgaacttacccggaAGGTGGGGAGGGGGGTGGGCAATCCCTTTCGCACACAGGGCTCTGTTGGTTTGGATTTTTCCTTAATAATTAAAACTTATAAACTGCATTTGgtgatttgtgatttttttttttttgtttgtctaaTACCGTATTTACGTtttgtttggtgatcggaaacatTTAAATGTTacaaacatggaaaagaataggaaatcgggtAGGGGGTGAACACTATCAaacaactgtatgtatgtattatctgctataacctgggcgtctcctgtgtatatatagctgctataacctgggcatttcctgtgTATAtatagctgctataacctgggcatgtcctgtgtatatatagctgctataacctgggcatctcctgtgtatatatagctgctataacctgggcatttcctgtgTATAtatagctgctataacctgggcatgtcctgtgtatatatagctgctataacctgggcatctcctgtgtatgtatagctgctataacctgggcatctccagtgTATGtatagctgctataacctgggcatgtcctgtGTATGtatagctgctataacctgggcatgtcctgtGTATGTATAGTTTctataacctgggcatgtcctgtGTATGtatagctgctataacctgggcatgtcctgtGTATGtatagctgctataacctgggcatgtcctgtGTATGtatagctgctataacctgggcatgtcctgtGTATGtatagctgctataacctgggcatgtcctgtGTATGtatagctgctataacctgggcatgtcctgtGTATGtatagctgctataacctgggcatgtcctgtGTATGtatagctgctataacctgggcatgtcctgtGTATGtatagctgctataacctgggcatgtcctgtGTATGtatagctgctataacctgggcatgtcctgtGTATGtatagctgctataacctgggcatgtcctgtGTATGtatagctgctataacctgggcatgtcctgtGTATGtatagctgctataacctgggcatgtcctgtGTATGtatagctgctataacctgggcatgtcctgtGTATGtatagctgctataacctgggcatgtcctgtGTATGtatagctgctataacctgggcatgtcctgtGTATGtatagctgctataacctgggcatctcctgtgtatgtaTAGCTGCTATAACCCGGGCATGTGATATTAATGTGCCGTCCTCCTGTcccatatatgtatatgtgtgtgtagctGCTATAACCCGGGCATGCGATATTAATGTGCCGTCCTCCTGTCCGCAGCCATCTTCCTCGCCTGTCTGGCGTCCTGGCCTGTGAGAGCGTCGGCCTCCGTATCGCTGCCGGCGAGTCGCTGGCTCTTCTGTACGAGCTGGCCCGTGATCTGGAGGTGGGTCTCGCCTGGTGGTCCGTGTACTCGGCAGAACATGTCGGACCCCTGTGTCTGATCGTCGCCCTCTGTTCCTGCAGGAGGATTTCTACTCTGAGGCCACGGACGCGCTGTGTGTGACACTGAAGCAGCTGGCCaccgacagcaacaaataccgagcCAAGAGCGACCGCAGGAAGCAGCGCTCCATCTTCCGGGACGTCCTGCACTACATCGAGGTAGCGCGTCACATAGGAGCGGAGCGCCCGCCGAGTGCGGATTACTGGGCGGCGGAGCACTGGTTGTGCTGGGGCTGTGGGATCGCTCACCATGGACGTGACATCTCCTGGGATCGGGCACAGAGCGGACATTTATAGGACGTCCTGCACTACATCGAGGTAGCGCGTCACATAGGAGCGGAGCGCCCGCGGATTACTGGGCGGCGGAGCACTGGTTGTGCCGGGGCTGTGGGGCCGCTCACCATGGAGGTGATAGATTCATCTCCTGGGATCGGGCACAGAGCGGACATTTATAGGACGTCTTGCACTACATCGAGGTAGCGCGTCACATAGGAGCGGAGCGCCCGCGGAGTGCGGAGTACTGGGCGGCGGAGCACTGGTTGTGCTGGGGCTGTGGGGTCGCTCACCATGGACATGACGTCTCCTGGGATCGGGCACAGAGCGGACATTTATAGGACGTCCTGCACTACATCGAGGTAGCGCGTCACATAGGAGCGGAGCGCCCGCGGAGTACTGGGCGGCGGAGCACTGGTTGTGCTGGGGCTGTGGGATCGCTCACCATGGACGTGACATCTCCTGGGATCGGGCACAGAGC harbors:
- the IFRD2 gene encoding interferon-related developmental regulator 2 isoform X3 — encoded protein: MPRARRSAAAAKKGSASRGSRASTRADSEASEDEGASDILSHCSSASESVSVAEEGSGSDSQDVLSAQEQREDKLKEDIDKLTDKSAKTRVTALSSMRLALSSQVLSDFLAERRVTLTDALERCLKKGKDEEQSLAASVLSLLVVQLGSGSEGEDVFHSLRPLLVTILTDSSAGVAARQGCASALGLCCFIAAADVEDLVSCLCVLEGILTVLYAENNGTPPTQQGLVCAAMQSWALLLTICPASRIEKTLESHLPRLSGVLACESVGLRIAAGESLALLYELARDLEEDFYSEATDALCVTLKQLATDSNKYRAKSDRRKQRSIFRDVLHYIESSEYQAETIKFGLEVMYVDSWARRRTYGLFKDALGSGVRHHLQYNEVLRDIFSLGPPLVLDAAAIKASKISRVEKMDTEQNLRARIPHPPGDVQPPVRTLSCFSSLSFPL
- the IFRD2 gene encoding interferon-related developmental regulator 2 isoform X1, which gives rise to MPRARRSAAAAKKGSASRGSLRQELLQLKVSDKLNLSKGSRASTRADSEASEDEGASDILSHCSSASESVSVAEEGSGSDSQDVLSAQEQREDKLKEDIDKLTDKSAKTRVTALSSMRLALSSQVLSDFLAERRVTLTDALERCLKKGKDEEQSLAASVLSLLVVQLGSGSEGEDVFHSLRPLLVTILTDSSAGVAARQGCASALGLCCFIAAADVEDLVSCLCVLEGILTVLYAENNGTPPTQQGLVCAAMQSWALLLTICPASRIEKTLESHLPRLSGVLACESVGLRIAAGESLALLYELARDLEEDFYSEATDALCVTLKQLATDSNKYRAKSDRRKQRSIFRDVLHYIESSEYQAETIKFGLEVMYVDSWARRRTYGLFKDALGSGVRHHLQYNEVLRDIFSLGPPLVLDAAAIKASKISRVEKMDTEQNLRARIPHPPGDVQPPVRTLSCFSSLSFPL
- the IFRD2 gene encoding interferon-related developmental regulator 2 isoform X4 yields the protein MPRARRSAAAAKKGSASRGSRASTRADSEASEDEGASDILSHCSSASESVSVAEEGSGSDSQDVLSAQEQREDKLKEDIDKLTDKSAKTRVTALSSMRLALSSQVLSDFLAERRVTLTDALERCLKKGKDEEQSLAASVLSLLVVQLGSGSEGEDVFHSLRPLLVTILTDSSAGVAARQGCASALGLCCFIAAADVEDLVSCLCVLEGILTVLYAENNGTPPTQQGLVCAAMQSWALLLTICPASRIEKTLESHLPRLSGVLACESVGLRIAAGESLALLYELARDLEEDFYSEATDALCVTLKQLATDSNKYRAKSDRRKQRSIFRDVLHYIESSEYQAETIKFGLEVMYVDSWARRRTYGLFKDALGSGVRHHLQYNEVLRDIFSLGPPLVLDAAAIKASKISRVEKHLVNSAAFKARTKARSRVRDKRADVL
- the IFRD2 gene encoding interferon-related developmental regulator 2 isoform X2; protein product: MPRARRSAAAAKKGSASRGSLRQELLQLKVSDKLNLSKGSRASTRADSEASEDEGASDILSHCSSASESVSVAEEGSGSDSQDVLSAQEQREDKLKEDIDKLTDKSAKTRVTALSSMRLALSSQVLSDFLAERRVTLTDALERCLKKGKDEEQSLAASVLSLLVVQLGSGSEGEDVFHSLRPLLVTILTDSSAGVAARQGCASALGLCCFIAAADVEDLVSCLCVLEGILTVLYAENNGTPPTQQGLVCAAMQSWALLLTICPASRIEKTLESHLPRLSGVLACESVGLRIAAGESLALLYELARDLEEDFYSEATDALCVTLKQLATDSNKYRAKSDRRKQRSIFRDVLHYIESSEYQAETIKFGLEVMYVDSWARRRTYGLFKDALGSGVRHHLQYNEVLRDIFSLGPPLVLDAAAIKASKISRVEKHLVNSAAFKARTKARSRVRDKRADVL